A window of Cryptomeria japonica chromosome 3, Sugi_1.0, whole genome shotgun sequence contains these coding sequences:
- the LOC131075818 gene encoding secreted RxLR effector protein 161-like, which translates to MEKGLELSAKSGSPVENKSDFRKLVGSLIYLTATRPDLSYAMRYISCFMAAPTIDHWATTRRILRHVNGTLDFGILYGRTKEPRLIGYTNSDLAGSVDDKKSTFGYVFSLGIGVVTWTSKKQQVVTLSSTEVEYRGTVKVTCEAV; encoded by the coding sequence atggagaaaggcctGGAGTTGTCAGCCAAATCTGGTTCTCCAGTTGAGAATAAATCTGATTTCAGGAAACTAGTGGGTAGTCTAATAtatctcaccgccactagaccCGATCTGAGCTATGCAATGAGATACATATCTTGCTTCATGGCAGCTCCTACAATAGATCATTGGGCTACAACGAGGCGGATCTTGCGCCATGTCAACGGCACTTTAGACTTTGGTATCCTCTATGGGCGAACCAAAGAACCCAGACTCATCGGTTATACAAATTCGGATTTGGCAGGCTCTGTTGATGACAAAAAGTCCACATTCGGTTATGTCTTCAGTTTGGGCATTGGTGTTGTCACTTGGACCAGTAAGAAGCAACAGGTCGTAACTCTTTCCTCGACTGAAGTTGAATATCGAGGAACAGTCAAAGTAACTTGTGAGGCGGTTTGA